A genomic region of Candidatus Polarisedimenticolia bacterium contains the following coding sequences:
- a CDS encoding AI-2E family transporter gives MAQDAMSSAPIPATAANPDPTAGESANRSEEALIMQGTPTSDATRSTVRMSVDARGLALGILATVAVVLVLKWAQSFVISLMLGIFFSYTLNPLVGWLERIKIPRVLGAIVVLVAVVCALVLGVYSLRGQIQTIIEQVPE, from the coding sequence GTGGCCCAAGATGCCATGAGCAGCGCTCCCATTCCAGCCACAGCCGCGAATCCCGATCCCACCGCGGGCGAATCGGCAAATCGCTCCGAAGAAGCTTTGATCATGCAAGGGACGCCCACGTCGGACGCGACGCGGTCGACCGTCCGCATGTCTGTGGACGCCCGGGGCCTGGCGCTCGGCATCCTGGCTACGGTCGCTGTGGTGCTCGTTCTAAAGTGGGCGCAGAGTTTCGTTATATCCCTGATGCTCGGGATCTTCTTTTCCTACACCCTGAATCCGCTCGTCGGGTGGCTCGAGAGGATCAAAATCCCTCGCGTGCTGGGTGCCATTGTCGTGCTGGTGGCGGTAGTGTGCGCGCTGGTGCTGGGGGTCTATTCGTTGCGTGGGCAGATACAGACAATTATTGAACAGGTGCCGGAAG
- a CDS encoding RNA polymerase sigma factor RpoD/SigA translates to MSSRKSASSAAARLGVAGGPQSGVSRMGYRLKDRSSSVSRYFSEIREFPILSRREEQELAASLAGKDQTEAINKLVESNLAFVVSVAADFRNSGLSFEDLINEGNVGLVEAARHFDPSRGNRFISYAVWWIKKSIHLALYRDSHAVRIPKYQIDRARQVGATQRDLARKLGRKPDRQEVSRKLQSTIARVDELLQLRQETVSLDEKTGRDKDTPLSESLVDLKAVSPEEGLLQEESQELIRLAVETLTDQEQTVIIDRFGLHGGKALTLREIGKRLGVTAERVRQIEAQAMRRLRKLMRTQAIASPSTPLRPLLSSGK, encoded by the coding sequence ATGAGTTCACGGAAATCGGCGAGCTCGGCAGCTGCCCGCCTTGGTGTCGCGGGCGGTCCCCAGTCGGGGGTCAGCCGGATGGGTTACAGGCTCAAAGACCGAAGCAGCTCGGTCTCCAGATATTTTTCGGAAATTCGCGAGTTTCCCATTCTCTCCCGGAGAGAGGAGCAGGAGCTGGCGGCATCGCTCGCCGGCAAGGATCAGACAGAGGCGATCAACAAGCTGGTCGAGTCGAACCTGGCCTTCGTGGTGAGCGTCGCAGCGGATTTTCGAAATTCCGGTCTTTCCTTCGAAGACCTCATCAATGAAGGCAATGTCGGCCTGGTCGAAGCGGCCCGCCACTTTGATCCGAGCCGGGGAAACCGGTTCATCAGCTACGCGGTGTGGTGGATAAAGAAGTCAATCCATCTGGCCCTCTATCGCGATTCCCACGCGGTTCGAATCCCCAAGTACCAGATCGACCGGGCACGACAAGTCGGCGCCACCCAGCGTGACCTTGCCAGGAAGCTGGGGAGGAAGCCCGACCGGCAGGAGGTTTCCCGGAAGCTGCAAAGCACGATAGCGAGAGTCGACGAACTCCTTCAGCTCCGGCAGGAGACCGTCTCCCTGGACGAGAAGACCGGCCGGGACAAGGACACGCCCCTCTCCGAATCCCTGGTGGACCTGAAAGCGGTGAGTCCCGAGGAGGGCCTTCTCCAGGAGGAAAGCCAGGAGTTGATCCGTCTTGCCGTCGAGACACTGACCGACCAGGAGCAGACGGTCATCATCGATCGGTTCGGTCTGCACGGTGGGAAGGCTCTCACGCTCCGGGAGATCGGAAAGCGGCTGGGAGTCACCGCCGAGCGCGTCCGTCAGATCGAAGCACAGGCGATGAGACGCCTGCGAAAGCTCATGCGAACTCAGGCAATCGCCTCCCCTTCGACGCCTCTGCGCCCTCTGTTGAGCTCCGGGAAGTAA
- a CDS encoding prolyl oligopeptidase family serine peptidase, producing MSTEGALLAGRIWFPSSGQPPFAAAVLVHGSGRMTRNDMQYARVRLLSMGIAVLGYDKRGVGESTGEYDDVGVFTSPARMPLLGRDALAMLRALRRRDGVNASRVGFFGVSQAGWIIPAALGNASPGEVAFAIIQSGPAGSVGDEYAYSQATGDGIRPHDDLTPEQIDARVDAYEGPAGFDNLPILRRVTTPLLWLVGEADESIPVRHTLRNLRVLADRGVPIVLRTYPGANHSLFTPSGPVPFWDDVRAWLKQQRVPH from the coding sequence GTGAGCACCGAAGGCGCCTTGCTCGCCGGCCGGATCTGGTTCCCCAGCTCCGGCCAGCCTCCCTTCGCCGCCGCGGTGCTGGTGCATGGCTCCGGCCGCATGACGCGCAACGACATGCAGTACGCGCGCGTCCGCCTGTTGTCGATGGGGATCGCCGTGCTGGGCTACGACAAGCGCGGCGTCGGAGAGTCGACGGGGGAATACGATGACGTCGGCGTGTTCACCAGCCCCGCGAGGATGCCGCTGCTCGGCAGGGACGCCCTGGCGATGCTCCGGGCTCTACGCCGCCGCGATGGCGTCAATGCCTCGCGCGTCGGATTCTTCGGCGTGAGCCAGGCCGGCTGGATTATCCCCGCGGCGCTCGGGAACGCCTCGCCCGGCGAGGTAGCCTTCGCCATCATCCAGTCGGGGCCGGCCGGCAGCGTCGGGGACGAGTATGCGTACAGCCAGGCCACGGGAGACGGAATCCGGCCGCACGATGACCTGACGCCCGAGCAGATTGACGCGCGCGTGGACGCATACGAAGGACCCGCGGGATTCGACAACCTACCCATCCTGCGCCGGGTGACGACACCCCTCCTCTGGCTGGTCGGGGAGGCCGACGAGAGCATCCCCGTACGCCACACGCTCCGAAACCTGAGAGTGCTCGCGGACCGCGGCGTGCCGATCGTGCTTCGCACCTACCCGGGGGCAAACCACTCCCTGTTCACCCCGTCAGGACCCGTGCCTTTCTGGGACGACGTGCGCGCCTGGCTGAAACAACAGCGGGTACCTCACTAG
- a CDS encoding ABC transporter ATP-binding protein, which yields MDGLSLEVCPGEVFGVLGHNGAGKTTTVRLLNGILAPTAGKAEVLGLDPVRDGPTLRGRTGVLTEVPSVDDRLTATENLTFHGRFYALPSAELSRRVKALLEEFGLAERAKDRVGTYSKGMRQRLALARAILHDPELLFLDEPTSGLDPVAARQVHELIGLLRRRERTIFMCTHNLVEAQRLCDRVAVMRAGRILAMGSPGELGQRYGAVRVELEVEAPRVSETVAALRGAGHAAAEPMESGVVAVRGAGHADVPSILETLVAARIPVYRAGVEHAALEDVYYALMGDVRAE from the coding sequence GTGGACGGCCTCTCGCTGGAAGTGTGCCCGGGCGAGGTGTTCGGGGTTCTTGGCCACAACGGAGCCGGGAAGACGACCACGGTCCGGCTTCTGAACGGAATCCTCGCGCCGACCGCCGGGAAGGCGGAGGTGCTGGGCCTCGATCCGGTGCGCGACGGGCCGACACTCCGGGGGCGCACCGGGGTCCTCACCGAGGTGCCGTCGGTGGACGACCGGCTCACTGCCACGGAGAACCTGACCTTCCACGGCCGCTTCTACGCCCTCCCCTCGGCTGAGCTCTCGCGGCGGGTGAAGGCGCTTCTTGAGGAGTTCGGGCTCGCGGAGCGGGCGAAGGACCGGGTCGGGACGTACAGCAAGGGGATGCGGCAACGGCTCGCACTGGCGCGCGCCATACTCCATGACCCCGAGCTCCTCTTCCTGGACGAGCCGACCTCCGGGCTCGACCCGGTGGCGGCGCGCCAGGTCCACGAGCTCATCGGACTGCTCCGGCGGCGCGAGCGCACCATTTTCATGTGCACGCACAATCTGGTCGAGGCGCAGCGGCTCTGCGACCGCGTGGCGGTGATGCGCGCCGGCCGCATCCTGGCGATGGGATCTCCCGGAGAGCTTGGACAGCGCTACGGCGCCGTGCGGGTTGAGCTGGAGGTGGAGGCGCCCCGTGTGTCCGAGACGGTGGCCGCGCTCCGCGGCGCCGGGCACGCCGCGGCGGAGCCAATGGAATCCGGAGTCGTCGCGGTGCGTGGCGCGGGTCACGCGGATGTCCCCTCGATTCTGGAGACGCTGGTTGCCGCGCGCATCCCGGTCTACCGCGCGGGCGTGGAGCACGCGGCCCTGGAGGATGTCTACTACGCCCTGATGGGCGATGTGAGGGCCGAATGA
- a CDS encoding ABC transporter permease subunit yields the protein MRAALVRALAEKDLLVVRRSRLVMLPMVLVPLLLLVIVPGGMLLAAYFVPPSAGANDIAELLAHLPAALRESFRGYTDLQMVVAYVAGYLWAPLFLIVPLLVSSGIAADSFAGERERKTLESLLYTPLTDLELFAGKVAGAWFTAVAVAAGGFVLYAVTVNLAAWPVMGRLFFPNLTWVLLLFWVAPAVALLGLGTVVILSSRVATAHEAFQSGGLVVLPVVVLMIGQLTGVLYFGPLLVVVLGAVVWVLALLVLWIGFRRFRRTELITRV from the coding sequence ATGAGAGCGGCGCTGGTGCGGGCGCTGGCGGAGAAGGACCTGCTGGTGGTGCGGCGGAGCAGGCTGGTCATGCTCCCGATGGTGCTCGTGCCGCTCCTCCTCCTGGTCATCGTCCCGGGTGGGATGCTCCTGGCCGCGTACTTTGTCCCGCCGAGCGCCGGCGCCAACGACATCGCCGAGCTGCTGGCGCACCTCCCCGCCGCGCTACGCGAGAGCTTCCGCGGCTACACCGACCTCCAGATGGTGGTGGCATACGTCGCCGGGTACCTATGGGCGCCACTATTCCTCATCGTGCCGCTCCTCGTCTCCTCCGGTATCGCGGCCGACTCCTTCGCCGGCGAGCGGGAGCGAAAGACACTCGAGTCGCTCCTCTACACGCCGCTCACCGACCTGGAGCTGTTCGCAGGAAAGGTGGCCGGCGCCTGGTTCACCGCCGTCGCGGTGGCGGCAGGCGGCTTCGTCCTTTACGCCGTGACCGTGAACCTGGCTGCGTGGCCGGTGATGGGGCGGCTCTTCTTCCCCAATCTCACCTGGGTCCTTCTCCTCTTCTGGGTCGCCCCGGCGGTGGCGCTGCTCGGGCTGGGCACGGTGGTCATCCTCTCCTCCCGCGTCGCGACCGCGCATGAGGCCTTCCAGTCCGGGGGGCTGGTCGTCCTCCCGGTGGTTGTCCTCATGATCGGCCAGCTTACCGGCGTGCTCTATTTCGGCCCGCTGCTGGTGGTGGTGCTCGGCGCCGTCGTTTGGGTGCTGGCACTGCTGGTGCTCTGGATCGGTTTCCGCCGCTTCCGCCGCACGGAGCTGATCACCCGAGTGTGA
- a CDS encoding helix-turn-helix transcriptional regulator: protein MTIRIRNRVKELRVEKGWTQQQLAEAVGVSRQSINSIERDRYVPSLPLAFTFAKIFARPIEEIFLLEKHR, encoded by the coding sequence ATGACGATTCGCATACGGAACCGGGTCAAGGAGCTGCGCGTCGAGAAGGGGTGGACGCAGCAGCAGCTCGCCGAAGCGGTTGGCGTCTCGCGTCAGAGCATCAACTCGATCGAGCGCGATCGCTACGTGCCGAGCCTGCCGCTGGCTTTCACCTTCGCGAAGATCTTTGCCCGGCCGATTGAAGAAATCTTTCTGCTGGAGAAGCACCGATGA